The following coding sequences lie in one Gymnogyps californianus isolate 813 chromosome 18, ASM1813914v2, whole genome shotgun sequence genomic window:
- the GARNL3 gene encoding GTPase-activating Rap/Ran-GAP domain-like protein 3, which produces MKRFYSSSVSEDLGCRRGEFSRKHYGSVELLISSDADGAIQRAGRFRVENGSSGENTDYAPGTWHRTDVHLENPEYHTRWYFKYFLGKVHQNYIGTDAEKNPFFLSVVLSDQNNQRVPQYHSILWRKTGTQKICLPYSPTKTLSVKSILSAMNLDKFEKSPREIFHPEIQKDLLVLEEQEGSVNFKFGVLYAKDGQLTDDEMFSNETGSESFQRFLHLLGDTITLKGWTGYRGGLDTKNDTTGTCSIYTVFQGHEIMFHVSTMLPYSRENKQQVERKRHIGNDIVTIVFQEGEESSPAFKPSMIRSHFTHIFALVRYNKQNDSYRLKIFSEESVPLFGPPLPSPPVFTNHQEFRDFVLVKLINGEKATLETPTFSQKRQRTLDMLIRSLYQDLMPDLHKVNNMLNRRSFSDVLPESPKSTRKKEEARQAEFVRLGQALKLKTTVKGDATANLATTSFCKKEPWESQSFCSNFPHEVVCADSWGQSLLVSTDAGILLIDDGQPSVQVFDKTLQIKQMHVLEALDLLIARTDKGKDSRLLVFRLSAVQKDIETRQMIRSKYDCRENKLERTKGCHLYAINTHHGSELRIVVAIRNKLLLVTKKYNPCNSLTSSSLLSSSESPVEEFQYIREICLSDPPVVMTLVDGPTGDSDNMICVAYRHQFDLVNESTGESYRLHHVETNKVNFVAAIDVYEDGEAGLLLCYNYACQYRKVYPFNGGSPLIPPSPYDFHFSWNQVPYAVVCAFPYILAFTTDSIEIRLVVNGNLVHTAVVPELQLVASRSDIYFKATATVSGSSDSSSKEMSSRSSPQTPTTYEMPECPLSSLEGEVPCKNLYKIPLSNLVGRSIERPLKSPLAPKVITTTTSSGIASLPVTHSLSLSRMEIKEIASRTRKELLGLLDEPIPKTESAQKQKKVPRRQSDPKQGAVRSTSSDRIISSSFESYSEGHHLSTSSDPDTLTNREESSPSSCPFQLISLYDEDIIDLK; this is translated from the exons ATGAAGCGTTTCTATTCCAGCTCTGTCTCTGAAGATCTGGGTTGCAGACGTGGAGAGTTTAGCAGAAAGCATTACGGATCTGTGGAGCTT CTTATATCTAGTGATGCTGATGGAGCCATTCAAAGAGCTGGACGGTTCCGCGTGGAAAATGGCTCCTCTGGTGAG AATACAGACTACGCTCCGGGTACATGGCACAGAACAGATGTGCATTTGGAAAACCCAGAGTATCATACAAGATggtatttcaagtattttttagGGAAAG TTCATCAGAATTACATAGGTACAGATGCAGAGAAGAaccctttctttctgtctgttgtACTGTCTGACCAAAATAATCAACGCGTTCCTCAATACCATTCAatactttggagaaaaaca ggTACTCAGAAAATATGTCTCCCTTATAGTCCCACAAAAACATTATCAGTGAAATCTATATTAAG tgcTATGAATCTTGACAAATTTGAGAAAAGCCCAAGAGAAATTTTTCATCCCGAGATACAAAAG GATTTATTGGTTCTTGAAGAGCAAGAG ggATCTGTGAATTTTAAATTTGGAGTCCTTTATGCTAAGGATGGGCAGCTTACAGATGATGAAATGTTCAGCAATG AAACTGGAAGTGAAAGCTTTCAGAGATTTTTGCATCTCTTGGGTGACACAATTACTTTGAAAGGCTGGACAGGCTACAGAGGAGGACTGGACACTAAAA atgatacaacAGGAACCTGTTCCATCTATACAGTTTTTCAAGGGCATGAAATTATGTTCCATGTTTCAACCATGCTACCATATTCTAGAGAGAACAAGCAGCAG gtaGAAAGGAAGCGACATATTGGAAATGACATTGTCACTATCGTATTTCAGGAAGGCGAAGAGTCTTCTCCAGCATTCAAGCCATCCATGATTCGCTCTCATTTTACAC ATATTTTTGCCTTAGTGAGATATAATAAGCAGAATGACAGTTACAG gctgaaaatattttcagaagaaagtgtTCCTCTCTTTGGGCCTCCCCTTCCATCCCCACCTGTGTTTACAAATCACCAGGAATTCAGGGATTTTGTGTTAGTGAAAT taataaatggggaaaaagccACCTTGGAAACCCCAACATTTTCTCAGAAACGTCAACGCACTCTAGACATGCTGATCCGCTCTTTATACCAAGACCTGATGCCTGATCTACACAAGGTAAAT aacATGCTCAATAGAAGGTCCTTCAGTGATGTGTTACCAGAGTCCCCAAAATCAACACGGAAAAAAGAGGAAGCTCGGCAAGCAGAGTTTGTCCGACTTGGTCAG GCATTGAAATTGAAAACCACCGTGAAAGGGGATGCCACAGCTAACTTGGCAACCACAAGCTTTTGTAAAAAGGAG CCTTGGGAATCTCAATCTTTCTGCAGTAATTTTCCTCATGAGGTTGTCTGTGCAGATTCTTGGGGCCAGTCCTTGCTGGTTTCTACAGATGCTGGCATCTTGTTAATAGATG ATGGTCAACCATCAGTGCAAGTATTTGATAAAACTCTCCAAATAAAGCAGATGCATGTGTTGGAAGCTCTGGATCTTTTGATTGCCCGAACAGACAAAG GGAAAGACTCTCGTCTCCTTGTCTTCAGACTCAGTGCTGTCCAAAAAGATATAGAAACAAGGCAAATGATAAGAAGCAAATACgactgcagagaaaataaactggagagaacaaaag GCTGCCACTTGTATGCCATTAATACTCACCATGGCAGTGAACTGAGGATTGTTGTGGCTATTCGGAACAAACTACTACTCGTCACAAAGAAATATAATCCATGCAACAGTTTaaccagcagctctctgctgtcGTCATCTGAATCTCCAGTAGAGGAGTTCCAGTACATCCGG GAAATATGCCTTTCTGACCCTCCAGTGGTTATGACACTGGTGGATGGACCTACTGGAGACAGTGACAATATGATCTGTGTAGCATATCGGCATCAGTTTGATTTAGTTAATGAGAGTACTGGGGAGTCCTATAGATTGCATCATGTTGAAACAAACAAG GTTAATTTTGTTGCAGCTATTGATGTATATGAAGATGGTGAAGCTGGTCTACTGTTGTGTTATAACT aTGCTTGCCAATACAGAAAGGTATATCCTTTCAATGGAGGTTCTCCACTGATCCCGCCGTCACCTTATGACTTCCACTTCAGCTGGAATCAAGTTCCTTATGCTGTTG TCTGTGCTTTCCCTTATATCCTTGCCTTCACTACTGATTCCATTGAGATCCGATTAGTGGTGAATGGGAATTTAGTCCACACAGCAGTTGTGCCTGAGCTTCAACTTGTAGCATCAAGG tcagatatttattttaaagctactGCTACAGTAAGTGGATCATCTGACAGCAGCTCTAAGGAAATGAGTTCAAGGAGTTCTCCTCAAACACCGACAACTTATGAAATGCCAGAatgtcctctttcttctctagAAG GTGAAGTTCCATGCAAAAACCTGTACAAAATTCCTCTCAGTAATCTGGTCGGGCGAAGCATTGAACGACCTCTGAAGTCACCTTTGGCTCCCAAGGTCATCACTACTACAACATCCAGTGGCATTGCCTCTCTTCCAGTTACTCACTCGCTATCCTTATCTCGTatggaaattaaagaaattgcAAGCAGAACACGTAAAGAATTGCTGG GCCTCTTGGATGAGCCTATACCCAAGACAGAAAgtgcacagaagcaaaaaaaggttCCTCGAAGACAGTCAGACCCCAAGCAGGGAGCAGTAAGATCAACTAGTAGTGACAG GATAATCTCAAGCTCTTTTGAAAGCTATTCTGAAGGACATCATCTTTCCACTAGTTCAGATCCTGATACTTTAACAAACAGGGAGGAGAGCTCACCATCTAGCTGTCCATTTCAGCTGATTTCTTTATATGATGAAGACATCATTGACTTGAAGTGA